The following proteins are co-located in the Thermosinus carboxydivorans Nor1 genome:
- a CDS encoding protein arginine kinase, whose translation MALENILDQPLNPWMAGGGPDGDIVLSSRIRLARNFEAVPFPNRAKGSQLAAIVDQMRKSVNDLTNLDGHRYLFIEMEKLSPLERYVLVEKHIISPNLAQEAENRALIVRDDAAVSIMINEEDHLRIQCLAPGLNLNDALKCANKVDDAIEGRHDIAFSEQMGYLTACPTNLGTGLRASVMVHLPALVLSGQINRLVTAATQLGLAVRGIYGEGSEAVGNIFQISNQLTLGHGEQEIVENLYSVARQVVDHERSARQALLAESRDVLADRVWRAYGVLRYARSLSGQEALSLLSEVRLGIDLKIIDEVPPVIFNELLVTTRPNFLQKLAGQAELGPAERDRLRAQIIRQCLEDNKTRGGK comes from the coding sequence ATGGCGCTCGAAAACATTCTCGACCAGCCGCTTAATCCCTGGATGGCAGGCGGCGGTCCGGACGGCGATATTGTCCTTTCCAGCCGTATCCGTTTGGCGCGCAATTTTGAAGCCGTTCCGTTTCCTAACCGGGCGAAAGGCAGCCAGCTTGCCGCCATCGTGGATCAGATGCGCAAATCGGTCAATGATTTAACCAATCTTGACGGACACCGTTATCTGTTTATCGAGATGGAGAAACTATCGCCACTGGAACGGTATGTGTTGGTGGAGAAACACATCATTAGTCCCAACTTGGCGCAAGAAGCCGAAAACCGGGCCCTAATCGTCCGTGACGACGCCGCGGTAAGTATTATGATTAATGAAGAAGACCACCTACGTATTCAGTGCCTTGCCCCTGGCCTGAATTTAAATGATGCCCTCAAATGCGCCAACAAAGTCGATGATGCTATTGAAGGACGGCATGATATCGCCTTCAGTGAGCAGATGGGCTACCTCACGGCTTGTCCTACCAATCTTGGTACAGGTCTGAGGGCCTCGGTCATGGTGCATCTGCCGGCTTTGGTACTAAGCGGCCAGATTAACCGCCTGGTGACCGCTGCCACGCAATTAGGCTTGGCCGTAAGGGGCATTTACGGCGAAGGCAGTGAAGCCGTCGGCAATATCTTCCAAATTTCCAACCAGCTTACACTTGGCCACGGCGAACAGGAGATCGTCGAAAATCTGTACAGCGTTGCCCGGCAAGTGGTTGACCACGAACGGTCGGCCCGGCAGGCACTGCTGGCCGAGTCGCGGGACGTTCTTGCCGACCGGGTATGGCGAGCCTATGGTGTACTGCGGTATGCCCGCAGCCTATCCGGTCAGGAAGCCTTATCCCTGCTTAGCGAAGTTCGGCTTGGCATTGATTTAAAAATCATCGACGAAGTACCACCGGTGATTTTCAACGAGTTGTTAGTTACAACCAGGCCCAATTTCCTGCAAAAACTGGCCGGGCAGGCCGAGCTGGGACCGGCGGAGCGCGATCGGTTGCGCGCTCAAATAATCCGTCAGTGTTTAGAAGATAATAAAACCAGAGGAGGGAAATAA
- a CDS encoding UvrB/UvrC motif-containing protein: protein MLCDECKRRPASVHITKITNNHKVEKHLCQQCAQASGEGSFSFGPQFSVHDFLKGMFNHGFAEGHIAQSQPACTNCGMTYQDFSRTGRIGCSACYGAFGQRLEPLLRRIHGASIHTGKLPKRAGGQLELKQRLKRLRQDLERHVANEEYEQAARVRDEIRSLEKQLSSQS from the coding sequence ATGTTGTGTGATGAATGTAAACGACGACCAGCATCTGTCCACATCACCAAAATAACCAATAATCACAAGGTGGAAAAACATTTGTGCCAGCAGTGTGCGCAGGCGAGCGGCGAAGGTAGTTTTTCCTTTGGTCCGCAGTTTTCGGTTCATGACTTCCTCAAAGGAATGTTTAATCACGGTTTCGCGGAGGGCCATATTGCCCAGAGTCAGCCGGCGTGCACGAACTGCGGCATGACCTATCAGGATTTTAGCCGCACCGGCCGCATAGGCTGCAGCGCCTGTTACGGCGCCTTCGGCCAGCGGTTGGAGCCGCTGCTCCGCCGCATACACGGCGCGAGCATCCATACTGGTAAACTCCCCAAACGCGCCGGCGGCCAGTTAGAGCTAAAACAGCGTCTTAAGCGCCTGCGTCAGGACTTGGAACGGCATGTGGCCAATGAGGAATATGAGCAGGCCGCCCGCGTGCGGGATGAAATCCGCAGCTTGGAAAAACAACTAAGCAGCCAGAGTTAG
- a CDS encoding CtsR family transcriptional regulator, whose product MANLVDLIEQFILRKLASGQDEVIILKRNEIADELECAPSQISYVLNTRFTVERGFIVESRRGSGGYIRIARIPFAEILFEDVARSVRPDITYDELETVVARLQRHNLLTGREAALMLHFFKLIYDYVDAEDRARIVRSLLMVLAHHEKLR is encoded by the coding sequence ATGGCCAATCTGGTAGACCTCATTGAACAATTTATCCTGCGTAAACTGGCAAGTGGCCAGGACGAAGTCATCATTCTCAAACGCAATGAAATCGCCGACGAGCTTGAGTGTGCGCCATCACAAATCAGTTATGTCCTGAATACGCGTTTCACCGTTGAGCGAGGCTTCATCGTCGAGTCACGGCGTGGCTCAGGCGGCTATATTCGCATTGCCCGTATTCCGTTCGCTGAGATTTTGTTTGAGGATGTGGCGCGCAGCGTGCGGCCAGATATTACTTATGACGAATTGGAAACGGTCGTCGCCCGGTTGCAGCGGCACAATTTGCTTACCGGCCGGGAGGCGGCGCTGATGCTCCACTTTTTCAAGCTAATTTACGATTATGTCGATGCCGAAGACCGGGCGCGCATCGTCCGCTCGTTGCTCATGGTTTTGGCCCATCACGAAAAATTGCGTTAG
- a CDS encoding class I SAM-dependent rRNA methyltransferase: MEPTCKVYIRKGAQHRVESGHPWLYQTEVDKLEGDFSPGDIVDVYNHRHRFVGRGYINPRSQILVRFLTREQEPIDRVFFKRRIEAAWQYRQRFLDEPEYCRLIFGEADFLPALIVDRFGDYLVVQTLALGIDRFKETIVDILDELLRPAGIYERNDVPVRELEGLDQRKGYLKGRFPTLIQVRENGLPFYADIENGQKTGFFYDQRENRRFLRHIAGGAVVLDCFCHTGSFAVHAAVYGAKRVQAIDISEMAIELARKNAALNGVADRCSFEVANAFDALRELSDERRQFDIVILDPPAFTKSRGTLESAARGYKEINLRGLKLVRSGGFLITCSCSYHMERELFKAIVVDAARDTRRTIREVEYRTQAKDHPILPAAPETHYLKFLVLQVL; this comes from the coding sequence GTGGAACCAACTTGTAAGGTATATATTCGCAAAGGAGCACAGCACCGCGTAGAAAGCGGTCATCCTTGGCTGTATCAAACAGAAGTCGACAAATTGGAAGGCGATTTTAGCCCCGGTGATATTGTCGACGTTTATAACCATCGCCACCGCTTTGTTGGGCGGGGCTACATCAATCCGCGCTCGCAAATTTTGGTACGCTTCTTGACGCGCGAGCAGGAACCGATTGACCGCGTTTTTTTCAAGCGCCGCATTGAAGCAGCTTGGCAGTACCGGCAGCGCTTCCTCGACGAGCCGGAATACTGTCGGCTAATTTTTGGCGAAGCCGACTTTTTACCGGCGCTCATCGTCGATAGGTTTGGCGATTATTTGGTTGTTCAAACCCTTGCGCTTGGCATTGACCGGTTTAAGGAGACCATTGTTGATATTCTTGATGAACTCTTGCGTCCTGCCGGCATTTACGAGCGCAATGATGTGCCAGTGCGGGAGCTGGAGGGGTTGGACCAACGCAAGGGGTATCTCAAAGGACGGTTTCCTACGCTTATTCAGGTACGGGAAAACGGTCTACCCTTCTATGCCGATATTGAAAACGGGCAAAAGACGGGTTTTTTCTATGACCAACGGGAAAACAGACGGTTTCTGCGCCATATTGCAGGCGGCGCCGTGGTATTGGACTGTTTCTGCCACACCGGTTCGTTTGCTGTCCACGCCGCCGTATACGGGGCCAAGCGCGTCCAGGCTATTGACATTTCCGAGATGGCGATTGAACTGGCCCGGAAAAACGCCGCCCTCAACGGCGTGGCCGACCGCTGCTCTTTCGAAGTCGCGAACGCATTCGATGCGTTGCGGGAGCTGTCCGATGAACGTCGGCAGTTCGATATCGTTATACTTGATCCGCCGGCTTTTACCAAAAGCCGTGGCACGCTTGAGAGCGCGGCCCGCGGTTATAAGGAAATCAACCTGCGTGGACTTAAGCTTGTCCGTTCCGGCGGTTTTCTCATTACTTGTTCGTGTTCGTACCACATGGAACGTGAATTATTCAAAGCCATTGTCGTCGATGCCGCCCGCGATACGCGGCGCACTATCCGCGAAGTTGAATACCGGACGCAGGCGAAAGATCACCCCATTCTGCCTGCGGCGCCGGAAACCCATTATCTTAAGTTTTTGGTTCTGCAAGTTTTGTAA
- a CDS encoding FprA family A-type flavoprotein, with protein sequence MNTVKLAEGIYYVGVVDWTVRDFHGYTTPRGVTYNSYLIIDEKVCVIDTVKAPFAAEFIERISQHIDPARIDYVITNHIEPDHSSALSALMERAPQAKVLLTEHGKAGITKYYQKEYDFQIVKEGDVLDLGRNKLHFLPLPMLHWPDSMVSYLDGEQILFSNDAFGQHISTTKRFDDENDINEVLYEAAKYYANILMPYGKLVPGALKKAAQFPIRMIAPSHGVVWRSHISAILSKYEQWATGYATDKIVIAYDSMWGSTEKMARHILEGVTAAGAIGKLYRMSAADRSEVIADILEAKGLLVGSSTLNNGMLPSIGALLVYLKGLRPTKKTGACFGAYGWGGGAQKDMEELLKGAGVAVESGLTLKWAPDSQEKEKCFQFGYDFAMKVLAAK encoded by the coding sequence ATGAATACCGTAAAACTTGCTGAAGGAATTTATTATGTAGGCGTTGTCGACTGGACGGTTCGCGATTTTCACGGGTATACTACGCCGCGCGGGGTGACTTATAACTCGTATCTCATTATCGACGAGAAGGTATGCGTCATTGATACGGTCAAGGCGCCCTTTGCCGCTGAATTCATTGAGCGCATTTCCCAGCATATCGACCCGGCCCGCATTGACTACGTCATCACCAACCACATTGAGCCCGATCATTCCAGCGCCTTGTCCGCCCTCATGGAGCGGGCCCCGCAGGCAAAGGTGCTGCTGACCGAACACGGTAAGGCCGGCATCACAAAGTATTATCAAAAAGAATACGATTTCCAGATAGTTAAAGAAGGCGACGTCCTTGACCTTGGCCGGAATAAGCTTCATTTTCTCCCATTGCCCATGCTGCACTGGCCAGATTCGATGGTTAGCTATCTCGATGGTGAGCAAATTCTATTTTCTAATGACGCCTTCGGCCAGCACATTTCGACGACCAAACGGTTTGATGATGAGAATGACATTAACGAGGTTCTGTATGAAGCGGCCAAGTATTACGCCAATATTCTGATGCCCTATGGCAAGCTTGTTCCCGGCGCGCTGAAAAAAGCCGCCCAATTCCCCATCCGCATGATTGCTCCCAGTCACGGCGTTGTCTGGCGCAGCCATATCTCCGCAATTTTGTCCAAGTATGAGCAATGGGCGACAGGCTACGCTACCGACAAAATCGTGATTGCCTATGACAGCATGTGGGGTAGCACGGAAAAGATGGCGCGTCATATTTTGGAGGGAGTGACCGCCGCCGGGGCTATCGGCAAACTATACCGCATGTCGGCCGCTGACCGTAGTGAGGTCATTGCGGATATCCTGGAGGCCAAGGGTTTGTTGGTTGGTTCCTCGACCCTGAATAATGGCATGCTGCCGAGCATTGGCGCCTTGCTCGTCTATCTCAAAGGACTGCGTCCTACTAAAAAGACGGGAGCTTGCTTCGGGGCCTATGGTTGGGGAGGCGGCGCCCAAAAGGACATGGAAGAATTGTTGAAAGGCGCCGGTGTAGCCGTCGAGTCCGGCCTGACCCTTAAATGGGCGCCGGACAGCCAGGAAAAGGAAAAATGTTTCCAGTTTGGTTATGATTTCGCAATGAAGGTATTGGCCGCCAAATAG
- the speD gene encoding adenosylmethionine decarboxylase has translation MKVIGKHLTVDMYGCSFEVLDDLEFVKNAMITAVKEANMTLLDFSSYKFEPQGLTALALLAESHISIHTYPELGYAAVDVFTCGDHSRPDKAVAVLKSFLKPEKTKTTNIKRGDFGAEKDMKPKVSVSIAPLRRVRNTGAKVLNFLRAK, from the coding sequence ATGAAAGTAATTGGTAAACATCTCACTGTTGACATGTACGGCTGCAGCTTCGAAGTGCTGGATGATCTGGAGTTCGTGAAAAACGCCATGATCACTGCTGTCAAGGAAGCGAATATGACCCTGCTCGACTTTTCGTCCTATAAGTTCGAGCCGCAGGGTCTGACCGCTTTGGCGCTGCTGGCCGAAAGCCATATTAGTATTCACACCTACCCTGAACTAGGGTATGCGGCAGTAGACGTGTTCACCTGCGGCGACCATAGCCGCCCGGATAAAGCGGTTGCTGTCCTCAAATCCTTTTTGAAGCCGGAAAAAACGAAAACGACAAATATTAAGCGCGGCGATTTTGGCGCAGAAAAAGATATGAAACCGAAAGTATCGGTCAGCATTGCTCCACTGCGTCGGGTACGCAATACCGGCGCAAAAGTACTCAACTTTCTGCGGG